A genomic region of Kribbella sp. NBC_00382 contains the following coding sequences:
- the rplN gene encoding 50S ribosomal protein L14 codes for MIQQESRLKVADNTGAKEILCIRVLGGSGRRYAGVGDTIVATVKDAIPGGGVKKGDVVKAVIVRTVKERRRPDGSYIRFDENAAVILKADGEPRGTRIFGPVGRELREKKFMKIISLAPEVL; via the coding sequence ATGATCCAGCAGGAGTCGCGACTGAAGGTCGCCGACAACACGGGTGCCAAGGAGATCTTGTGCATCCGCGTTCTCGGTGGCTCCGGTCGGCGCTACGCCGGTGTCGGTGACACGATCGTCGCCACCGTCAAGGATGCGATCCCGGGTGGCGGCGTCAAGAAGGGCGACGTCGTCAAGGCTGTCATCGTGCGCACCGTGAAGGAGCGCCGGCGTCCGGACGGCTCCTACATCCGGTTCGACGAGAACGCCGCCGTGATCCTCAAGGCCGACGGCGAACCGCGTGGCACCCGCATCTTCGGGCCGGTCGGCCGGGAGCTGCGCGAGAAGAAGTTCATGAAGATCATCTCGCTTGCTCCGGAGGTGCTCTGA
- the rpsH gene encoding 30S ribosomal protein S8, which translates to MTMTDPIADMLTRLRNANQAYHESTQMPYSKIKQGIADILQQEGYISSYQVEEPKEGTVGKTLVVDLKFGPSRERSIAGVRRISKPGLRVYAKSTNLPKVLGGLGVAIISTSQGLLTDRQAKNKGVGGEVLAYVW; encoded by the coding sequence ATGACGATGACCGACCCGATCGCAGACATGCTCACTCGTCTGCGCAACGCCAATCAGGCGTATCACGAGTCGACCCAGATGCCGTACAGCAAGATCAAGCAGGGCATCGCCGACATCCTCCAGCAGGAGGGTTACATCTCCTCCTACCAGGTGGAGGAGCCCAAAGAGGGCACCGTCGGCAAGACGCTCGTTGTTGATCTGAAGTTCGGCCCGAGCCGGGAGCGCTCGATCGCTGGCGTTCGCCGGATCAGCAAGCCCGGCCTGCGGGTGTACGCGAAGTCGACCAATCTGCCCAAGGTGCTCGGTGGCCTCGGCGTCGCGATCATCTCGACGTCGCAGGGACTCCTGACCGACCGGCAGGCCAAGAACAAGGGCGTTGGCGGGGAAGTCCTCGCCTACGTCTGGTGA
- the rplW gene encoding 50S ribosomal protein L23 produces the protein MSHGVNKDPRDVLLRPVVSEKSYGLLDEQKYTFEVATDANKTEIKLAVQKVFKVRVTSVNTINRKGKRRRTRTGWGKRPDTKRAIVSLAGDDRIDIFGGQS, from the coding sequence ATGAGCCACGGAGTCAACAAGGACCCGCGGGACGTGCTGCTCCGGCCGGTCGTGAGCGAGAAGAGCTACGGCCTGCTGGACGAGCAGAAGTACACGTTCGAGGTCGCTACGGACGCCAACAAGACCGAGATCAAGCTCGCGGTCCAGAAGGTGTTCAAGGTCCGCGTGACCAGCGTCAACACGATCAACCGCAAGGGCAAGCGCCGCCGTACCCGTACGGGCTGGGGCAAGCGTCCCGACACCAAGCGAGCGATCGTCAGCCTTGCCGGCGACGACCGCATCGACATCTTCGGAGGCCAGTCGTAA
- the rplR gene encoding 50S ribosomal protein L18, whose translation MAIGLRHNKHSAKKTSSRLRRQIRVRKKVNGTADRPRLVVSKSSKHLFAQVIDDVAGVTLVSASTMEADLRGAEANKTDKAKTVGGLIADRAKAAGIDEVVFDRAGNKYHGRIAALADAAREGGLGF comes from the coding sequence ATGGCGATCGGATTGCGTCACAACAAGCACTCCGCCAAGAAGACCTCTTCCCGGCTGCGTCGCCAGATCCGCGTCCGCAAGAAGGTCAACGGCACGGCCGACCGGCCGCGCCTGGTGGTCAGCAAGTCGTCGAAGCACCTGTTCGCTCAGGTCATCGACGACGTCGCCGGCGTCACGCTGGTCTCGGCCTCCACGATGGAGGCCGACCTGCGCGGTGCGGAGGCGAACAAGACGGACAAGGCCAAGACCGTGGGCGGTTTGATCGCCGACCGCGCCAAGGCCGCTGGCATCGACGAGGTCGTCTTCGACCGCGCCGGGAACAAGTACCACGGCCGGATCGCGGCCCTGGCCGACGCCGCCCGTGAGGGCGGGCTCGGCTTCTGA
- the rpsS gene encoding 30S ribosomal protein S19, translating to MPRSLKKGPFVDHHLLKKVEVQNEKGTKNVIKTWSRRSMIIPDMIGHTLAVHDGRKHVPVFVTDAMVGHKLGEFAPTRTFKGHEKDDRKARRR from the coding sequence ATGCCACGCAGCCTGAAGAAGGGCCCGTTCGTCGACCACCACCTGCTCAAGAAGGTGGAGGTGCAGAACGAAAAGGGCACCAAGAACGTGATCAAGACCTGGTCGCGCCGATCCATGATCATTCCGGACATGATCGGCCACACGCTGGCGGTGCACGACGGCCGCAAGCACGTCCCGGTGTTCGTCACCGACGCGATGGTCGGGCACAAGCTCGGCGAGTTCGCACCGACCCGGACGTTCAAGGGTCACGAGAAGGACGACCGCAAGGCACGGCGTCGCTGA
- the rpsC gene encoding 30S ribosomal protein S3, with the protein MGQKVNPHGFRLGISTDHKSRWYADKLYKDYVGEDVKIRRLLSKGMERAGISRVEIERTRDRVRVDIHTARPGIVIGRRGAEADRIRGSLEELTGKQVQLNILEVKNAEVDAQLVAQGVAEQLSGRVAFRRAMRKAMQTTMRGGALGIRIQCSGRLGGAEMSRSEFYREGRVPLHTLRADIDYGFYEARTTFGRIGVKVWIYKGDLAGTRAEREAQAAARAATQQRGRPARRDGGGGDRGDRGGRGGDRGGRRDGGAPRNEAPKADAAPAAEKPAETTGTES; encoded by the coding sequence GTGGGCCAGAAGGTTAACCCGCACGGGTTCCGACTCGGCATCAGCACGGACCACAAGAGCCGTTGGTACGCCGACAAGCTCTACAAGGACTACGTGGGCGAGGACGTCAAGATCCGTCGCCTGCTGAGCAAGGGCATGGAGCGCGCCGGCATCTCCCGCGTGGAGATCGAGCGCACCCGTGACCGGGTTCGGGTCGACATCCACACCGCGCGTCCGGGCATCGTGATCGGTCGCCGCGGCGCCGAGGCGGACCGGATCCGGGGCAGCCTCGAGGAGCTCACCGGCAAGCAGGTGCAGCTGAACATCCTCGAGGTCAAGAACGCCGAGGTCGACGCCCAGCTCGTCGCCCAGGGTGTGGCCGAGCAGCTGTCCGGCCGCGTGGCGTTCCGCCGCGCGATGCGCAAGGCGATGCAGACCACCATGCGTGGCGGCGCCCTGGGCATCCGGATCCAGTGCTCCGGTCGTCTGGGTGGCGCTGAGATGTCGCGGTCGGAGTTCTACCGCGAAGGCCGTGTGCCGCTGCACACCCTGCGCGCTGACATCGACTACGGCTTCTACGAGGCCCGTACGACCTTCGGCCGGATCGGCGTGAAGGTCTGGATCTACAAGGGCGACCTGGCCGGCACCCGCGCCGAGCGCGAGGCCCAGGCTGCCGCTCGCGCCGCGACCCAGCAGCGTGGCCGTCCGGCCCGCCGTGACGGTGGCGGTGGCGACCGCGGTGATCGTGGTGGCCGTGGTGGCGACCGTGGTGGCCGTCGTGACGGTGGCGCCCCCCGCAACGAGGCTCCGAAGGCCGATGCAGCTCCGGCTGCGGAGAAGCCGGCCGAGACGACCGGAACGGAGAGCTGA
- the rplE gene encoding 50S ribosomal protein L5, with product MTTAAPEAKTLPRLKTKYREEIVAKLNEEFSFENVMQVPGLTKIVVNMGVGEAARDSKLIDGAIKDLAAITGQKPSVTKARKSIAQFKLREGMPIGAHVTLRGDRMWEFLDRLLSLALPRIRDFRGLSPKQFDGNGNYTFGLTEQVMFHEINQDKIDRVRGMDITVVTTAKNDDEGRALLRQLGFPFKEN from the coding sequence ATGACCACCGCAGCTCCCGAGGCGAAGACGTTGCCCCGGCTGAAGACCAAGTACCGCGAAGAGATCGTCGCGAAGCTGAACGAGGAGTTCAGCTTCGAGAACGTCATGCAGGTGCCCGGGCTCACCAAGATCGTGGTGAACATGGGTGTCGGCGAGGCGGCTCGCGACTCGAAGCTGATCGACGGCGCGATCAAGGACCTGGCCGCGATCACCGGCCAGAAGCCGTCGGTGACCAAGGCCCGCAAGTCGATCGCGCAGTTCAAGCTGCGTGAGGGCATGCCGATCGGCGCGCACGTCACGCTGCGCGGCGACCGGATGTGGGAGTTCCTGGACCGGTTGCTCTCGCTCGCACTGCCGCGTATCCGCGACTTCCGCGGCTTGTCGCCCAAGCAGTTCGACGGCAACGGCAACTACACCTTCGGTCTGACCGAGCAGGTGATGTTCCACGAGATCAACCAGGACAAGATCGACCGGGTTCGCGGAATGGACATCACCGTGGTGACCACCGCCAAGAACGACGACGAGGGGCGCGCGCTGCTGCGGCAGCTCGGCTTCCCGTTCAAGGAGAACTGA
- the rpmC gene encoding 50S ribosomal protein L29 — MAILTAAELRNLGKDELLTKLGEAKEELFNLRFQAATGQLESHGRLKAVRKDIARIYTVLTERALGITEQVDAPVAEAAAEVESEETADDSEKAGSKA, encoded by the coding sequence ATGGCTATCCTGACTGCCGCCGAACTGCGGAACCTCGGGAAGGACGAGCTTCTGACGAAGCTCGGTGAAGCCAAGGAGGAGCTGTTCAACCTCCGCTTCCAGGCTGCCACGGGTCAGCTGGAGTCCCACGGCCGGCTGAAGGCCGTCCGTAAGGACATCGCCCGCATCTACACGGTGCTGACCGAGCGTGCGCTCGGTATCACCGAGCAGGTCGACGCACCCGTGGCCGAGGCAGCCGCCGAGGTCGAGAGTGAAGAGACCGCGGACGACAGCGAGAAGGCTGGGAGCAAGGCATGA
- the rplP gene encoding 50S ribosomal protein L16 codes for MLIPRKVKHRKQHHPKRSGAAKGGTTLAFGDFGIQALENHYVTNRQIESARIAMTRHIKRGGKVWINIYPDRPLTKKPAETRMGSGKGSPEWWIANVKTGRVLFELSGVDEDVAREAMRRAIHKLPMKCRFISRESGEN; via the coding sequence GTGCTCATCCCCCGCAAGGTCAAGCACCGCAAGCAGCACCACCCGAAGCGCTCCGGCGCTGCCAAGGGCGGCACCACGCTGGCGTTCGGTGACTTCGGTATCCAGGCTCTGGAGAACCACTACGTCACCAACCGGCAGATCGAGTCCGCTCGTATCGCGATGACCCGGCACATCAAGCGTGGCGGAAAGGTCTGGATCAACATCTACCCGGACCGCCCGCTGACCAAGAAGCCGGCCGAGACCCGGATGGGTTCCGGTAAGGGTTCGCCCGAGTGGTGGATCGCGAACGTCAAGACCGGACGGGTTCTGTTCGAACTGTCCGGTGTCGACGAGGACGTCGCTCGCGAGGCCATGCGCCGCGCGATTCACAAGTTGCCGATGAAGTGCCGCTTCATCAGCCGAGAGTCAGGTGAGAACTGA
- the rpsQ gene encoding 30S ribosomal protein S17, with protein sequence MTENAAKDETVSTTPDTKRSARKTRVGLVLSDKMDKTVTVEVEDRVKHKLYGKVIRRTSKLKAHDEQNAAGIGDRVLLMETRPLSATKRWRIVEILEKAK encoded by the coding sequence ATGACCGAGAACGCAGCGAAGGACGAGACCGTGAGCACGACCCCCGACACGAAGCGCAGCGCCCGCAAGACCAGGGTTGGTCTGGTGCTGAGCGACAAGATGGATAAAACCGTCACCGTCGAGGTCGAGGACCGGGTCAAGCACAAGCTGTACGGCAAGGTCATCCGTCGTACCAGCAAGCTCAAGGCCCACGATGAGCAGAACGCCGCCGGGATCGGCGACCGGGTTCTCCTGATGGAGACCCGGCCGCTGTCGGCGACCAAGCGCTGGCGCATCGTGGAGATCCTCGAAAAGGCGAAGTGA
- a CDS encoding type Z 30S ribosomal protein S14, translating to MAKTALKVKQARTPKFAVRGYTRCQRCGRPKAVFRKFGLCRICLREMAHRGELPGVTKSSW from the coding sequence GTGGCGAAGACAGCACTCAAGGTCAAGCAGGCCCGTACGCCGAAGTTCGCGGTGCGTGGTTACACGCGCTGCCAGCGCTGCGGCCGGCCCAAGGCCGTCTTCCGCAAGTTCGGCCTGTGCCGGATCTGCCTGCGCGAGATGGCGCACCGGGGCGAGCTGCCCGGTGTCACCAAGTCCAGCTGGTGA
- the rplO gene encoding 50S ribosomal protein L15 codes for MALKVHHLRPAPGAKTAKTRVGRGEGSKGKTAGRGTKGSKARNNIPENFEGGQMPLHMRLPKLKGFKSRNRVEFQVVNLDKLGQLFPEGGEIGVADLVAKGAVRDSLPVKVLGDGELTVALQVSVHKFSKSAKEKITAAGGTTTEV; via the coding sequence ATGGCGCTCAAGGTTCATCACCTGCGTCCGGCGCCCGGAGCCAAGACCGCCAAGACCCGCGTTGGTCGTGGTGAGGGTTCCAAGGGCAAGACGGCCGGCCGCGGTACCAAGGGCAGCAAGGCCCGTAACAACATCCCCGAGAACTTCGAGGGTGGCCAGATGCCGTTGCACATGCGGCTCCCGAAGCTGAAGGGCTTCAAGAGCAGGAACCGAGTGGAGTTCCAGGTCGTTAACCTGGACAAGCTCGGACAGCTGTTTCCCGAAGGTGGCGAGATCGGCGTAGCCGACCTGGTCGCCAAGGGCGCGGTCCGTGACAGTCTCCCGGTGAAGGTGCTGGGCGACGGCGAGCTCACGGTTGCTCTGCAAGTTTCGGTGCACAAGTTCTCGAAGTCCGCCAAGGAGAAGATCACGGCGGCCGGAGGAACCACTACCGAGGTGTGA
- the rpmD gene encoding 50S ribosomal protein L30 has protein sequence MARLKVTQTRSGIGGKQNQRDTLRTLGVKRIGDTAVHEDRPEVRGMVRAVRHLITVEEVD, from the coding sequence ATGGCACGCTTGAAGGTGACCCAGACCCGTTCCGGCATCGGTGGCAAGCAGAACCAGCGGGACACGCTGCGCACCCTGGGCGTCAAGCGGATCGGCGACACCGCCGTCCACGAAGACCGGCCTGAGGTTCGCGGGATGGTCCGCGCGGTTCGCCACCTCATCACCGTCGAAGAGGTTGACTGA
- the rplB gene encoding 50S ribosomal protein L2 produces MGIRKYKPTTPGRRGSSVADFVELTRSTPEKSLLRPLPKKGGRNSSGKITTRHHGGGHKRAYRLIDFKRYDKDGVPAKVAEIEYDPNRTARIALLHYVDGEKRYILAPAKLEQGTIIENGPAADIKVGNNLPLRNIPVGSTIHAVELRPGGGAKMARSAGASVQLVAKEGRMATLRMPSGEVRMVDVRCRATLGEVGNGEQSNINWGKAGRMRWKGKRPTVRGVAMNPVDHPHGGGEGKTSGGRHPVSPWGQPEGRTRGRKESDRMIVRRRKAGKKR; encoded by the coding sequence ATGGGTATCCGCAAATACAAGCCGACAACGCCGGGCCGTCGTGGCTCGAGCGTGGCCGACTTCGTCGAGCTCACCCGTTCGACCCCCGAGAAGTCGCTGCTGCGTCCGCTGCCCAAGAAGGGCGGCCGGAACAGCTCCGGCAAGATCACCACCCGGCACCACGGTGGCGGTCACAAGCGGGCGTACCGCCTGATCGACTTCAAGCGGTACGACAAGGACGGCGTCCCGGCGAAGGTTGCCGAGATCGAGTACGACCCGAACCGCACCGCGCGGATCGCACTGCTGCACTACGTCGACGGCGAGAAGCGCTACATCCTCGCCCCGGCCAAGCTGGAGCAGGGCACGATCATCGAGAACGGTCCCGCCGCGGACATCAAGGTCGGCAACAACCTGCCGCTGCGCAACATCCCGGTCGGTTCCACGATTCACGCCGTCGAGCTTCGGCCCGGTGGCGGCGCCAAGATGGCCCGTTCCGCCGGCGCCAGCGTTCAGCTGGTCGCCAAGGAGGGCCGGATGGCCACCCTGCGGATGCCGTCCGGCGAGGTCCGGATGGTCGACGTGCGCTGCCGCGCCACCCTCGGTGAGGTCGGCAACGGCGAGCAGTCGAACATCAACTGGGGCAAGGCCGGCCGGATGCGCTGGAAGGGCAAGCGCCCGACCGTCCGCGGTGTCGCCATGAACCCGGTGGACCACCCGCACGGTGGTGGTGAGGGTAAGACGTCCGGTGGACGTCACCCGGTGTCACCTTGGGGCCAGCCTGAGGGCCGCACCCGCGGCCGCAAGGAAAGCGACCGCATGATCGTCCGGCGCCGCAAGGCCGGCAAGAAGCGCTGA
- the rplV gene encoding 50S ribosomal protein L22, whose product MSVQERRAVSARRESLLGEEPGAFAVARFVRVTPMKARRVVDLVRGMGIDDALATLKFAPQAAAATVYKVVDSAAANAEGTEHLSRTDLVVVKAFVDEGPTLKRHRPRAQGRATRIDKRTSHITIVVGPKVEVAPPVKKAEAKKADAKTDDATKAPAKKATAKKAPAKKATAKKAEKKETR is encoded by the coding sequence ATGAGCGTTCAAGAGCGTAGGGCCGTCAGTGCCCGTCGCGAGAGCCTGCTGGGCGAGGAGCCCGGGGCCTTCGCGGTCGCGCGCTTCGTCCGCGTGACGCCTATGAAGGCGCGCCGCGTGGTCGACCTGGTGCGCGGCATGGGCATCGACGATGCACTCGCCACTCTGAAGTTCGCCCCGCAGGCCGCTGCCGCGACCGTGTACAAGGTCGTCGACAGCGCCGCGGCGAACGCCGAGGGCACCGAGCACCTGAGCCGGACCGACCTGGTCGTGGTGAAGGCCTTCGTGGACGAGGGACCGACGCTGAAGCGTCACCGCCCGCGTGCACAGGGCCGGGCCACCCGGATCGACAAGCGGACCAGCCACATCACCATCGTGGTCGGCCCGAAGGTCGAGGTCGCGCCGCCGGTCAAGAAGGCCGAGGCCAAGAAGGCCGACGCCAAGACTGACGACGCCACGAAGGCGCCGGCCAAGAAGGCCACTGCCAAGAAGGCGCCGGCCAAGAAGGCGACCGCCAAAAAGGCTGAGAAGAAGGAGACCCGATAG
- a CDS encoding adenylate kinase produces the protein MRMLLMGPPGAGKGTQAKVLADRLGIPAVSTGDIFRANVKDETPLGLEAKRYMDAGNYVPDEVTNAMVRDRLSEADAGEGFLLDGYPRTLPQVGTLDDILAEHGHELNAVVALVADIDVLVDRMLRRAKVDGRTDDSEDVIRHRQEVYTAETKPLLRVYAQRGLLVEVDGVGEIDEVSERVLTALKTLEG, from the coding sequence ATGAGAATGTTGCTGATGGGTCCGCCCGGAGCGGGTAAGGGTACGCAGGCAAAGGTGCTTGCGGACCGGCTCGGGATCCCGGCCGTATCCACCGGCGACATCTTCCGCGCGAACGTGAAGGACGAGACCCCGCTGGGTCTCGAGGCGAAGCGGTACATGGACGCGGGCAACTACGTCCCCGACGAGGTCACCAACGCAATGGTGCGCGACCGGTTGTCGGAGGCGGACGCGGGTGAGGGCTTCCTGCTCGACGGGTACCCGCGGACGTTGCCGCAGGTCGGCACGCTGGACGACATCCTGGCCGAGCACGGCCACGAACTGAACGCGGTGGTCGCGCTGGTCGCGGACATCGACGTACTGGTCGACCGGATGCTCCGCCGGGCCAAGGTGGACGGCCGTACCGACGACTCCGAGGATGTCATCCGGCATCGCCAGGAGGTCTACACCGCCGAGACCAAGCCGCTGCTGCGGGTCTACGCCCAGCGCGGTCTGCTGGTCGAGGTGGACGGTGTCGGTGAGATCGACGAGGTCAGTGAGCGTGTGCTCACCGCCCTGAAAACGCTGGAAGGTTAA
- the secY gene encoding preprotein translocase subunit SecY has product MLGAFANAFKTPDLRRKILFVLFIVVIFRIGSVVPAPGVNVQSLRTCIDVSKNGSNANLYNLINLFSGGALLQLAIFALGIMPYITASIILQLLTVVIPRLESLKKEGQAGQTKITQYTRFLTVGLAILQATAFVALARTPGRLFQGCSEPLLYKDGWFPVVVMVLTMTAGTGVVMWLGELITDRGVGNGMSILIFTQIVATFPTQLWSIRKAKGIPTFVVVILIGLVIMAAVIFIEQAQRRIPVQYAKRMVGRKMFGGTSTYIPLKVNQAGVIPVIFASSLLYLPVLVSQFRQDKPWAQWIQGNLVKGDHPIYMVTYVALIIFFTYFYVSITFNPKEVADNMKKYGGFIPGIRAGRPTEEYLSYVLSRITLPGAIYLAIISMIPLVALVLLNASQNFPFGGTSILIMVGVGLDTVKQIESQLQQRNYEGFLR; this is encoded by the coding sequence GTGTTAGGCGCCTTTGCCAACGCGTTCAAGACTCCGGACCTGCGCCGGAAGATCTTGTTCGTGCTCTTCATCGTCGTGATCTTCCGGATCGGCTCCGTCGTGCCGGCGCCTGGCGTCAACGTCCAGTCGCTGCGTACCTGCATCGACGTCAGCAAAAACGGCTCGAACGCGAACCTGTACAACCTGATCAACCTGTTCTCCGGCGGGGCACTGCTGCAGCTCGCGATCTTCGCGCTCGGCATCATGCCGTACATCACCGCCAGCATCATTCTGCAGCTGCTCACCGTGGTCATCCCGCGGCTGGAGTCGCTGAAGAAGGAAGGCCAGGCGGGCCAGACCAAGATCACCCAGTACACCCGCTTCCTGACCGTCGGCCTGGCGATCCTGCAGGCGACCGCGTTCGTCGCGCTCGCCCGGACCCCCGGCCGGCTGTTCCAGGGTTGCAGTGAGCCCCTGCTCTACAAGGACGGCTGGTTCCCGGTCGTCGTGATGGTGCTGACGATGACCGCCGGTACCGGCGTGGTGATGTGGCTCGGTGAGCTGATCACGGACCGCGGTGTCGGCAACGGCATGTCGATCCTGATCTTCACCCAGATCGTCGCCACCTTCCCGACTCAGCTGTGGAGCATCCGCAAGGCCAAGGGCATCCCGACCTTCGTCGTGGTGATCCTGATCGGCCTGGTGATCATGGCCGCGGTCATCTTCATCGAGCAGGCGCAGCGCCGGATCCCGGTGCAGTACGCCAAGCGGATGGTCGGCCGGAAGATGTTCGGCGGCACCTCGACCTACATCCCGCTGAAGGTGAACCAGGCCGGCGTCATCCCGGTCATCTTCGCCTCGAGCCTGCTGTATCTCCCGGTCCTGGTCAGTCAGTTCCGACAGGACAAACCGTGGGCCCAGTGGATCCAGGGCAACCTGGTCAAGGGTGATCACCCGATCTACATGGTGACGTATGTCGCCCTGATCATCTTCTTCACGTACTTCTACGTCTCGATTACCTTCAATCCGAAGGAAGTTGCAGACAACATGAAGAAGTACGGCGGCTTCATCCCCGGGATCCGGGCGGGCCGGCCGACCGAGGAGTACCTCTCCTACGTTCTGTCCCGCATCACGTTGCCCGGCGCGATCTACCTGGCGATCATCTCGATGATTCCGCTGGTCGCCCTCGTCCTGCTCAACGCCAGTCAGAACTTCCCGTTCGGCGGTACCTCGATCCTGATCATGGTCGGCGTCGGACTGGACACGGTGAAGCAGATCGAGTCGCAGCTGCAGCAACGTAATTACGAAGGGTTCCTGCGCTGA
- the rpsE gene encoding 30S ribosomal protein S5, translating into MSGGQQRRGGGAGGERRNRDGGRGAAADKTAYIERVVAINRVAKVVKGGRRFSFTALVVVGDGEGTVGVGYGKAKEVPAAIAKGVEEAKKSFFKVPRIQGTIPHPVQGEKAAGVVLLRPAAPGTGVIAGGSARAVLECAGIHDILSKSLGSSNAINVVHATVAALQSLETPEAVAARRGMPVEHVAPAALLKARAEGIS; encoded by the coding sequence ATGAGCGGAGGCCAGCAGCGTCGCGGAGGCGGCGCCGGTGGTGAGCGCCGTAACCGCGACGGTGGTCGTGGTGCGGCAGCTGACAAGACCGCCTACATCGAGCGCGTGGTAGCCATCAACCGTGTCGCCAAGGTCGTGAAGGGTGGTCGTCGCTTCAGCTTCACCGCCCTCGTGGTCGTCGGCGACGGTGAAGGCACCGTCGGTGTGGGTTACGGAAAGGCCAAGGAGGTGCCCGCGGCGATCGCCAAGGGTGTCGAGGAGGCCAAGAAGTCGTTCTTCAAGGTGCCGAGGATCCAGGGCACCATCCCGCACCCGGTCCAGGGCGAGAAGGCCGCAGGCGTAGTGCTGCTGCGTCCGGCCGCTCCCGGTACCGGTGTGATCGCGGGTGGTTCGGCGCGCGCAGTACTGGAGTGCGCCGGGATCCACGACATCCTGAGCAAGTCGCTGGGGTCCTCCAACGCCATCAACGTGGTTCACGCCACCGTTGCGGCGCTGCAGTCCCTGGAGACGCCGGAAGCCGTGGCCGCGCGCCGTGGCATGCCGGTCGAGCACGTCGCCCCGGCGGCGCTGCTGAAGGCGCGGGCGGAGGGGATCTCCTGA
- the rplX gene encoding 50S ribosomal protein L24, whose translation MSGKPQQKVQRSLHVKKGDLVRVIAGKSKGLEGKIISVLPEAEKVIVEGVNRVKKHTKVQQAQRGGTTGGIVTQEAPIHVSNVMLLVEVEKDGKKQKVTTRVGYNRVEVQKRRPDGSTYTGFRSVRISRRTGEEI comes from the coding sequence ATGTCAGGTAAGCCCCAGCAGAAGGTGCAGCGGTCGCTGCACGTCAAGAAGGGTGATCTCGTCCGCGTGATCGCCGGCAAGTCCAAGGGCCTCGAGGGCAAGATCATCTCGGTCCTGCCCGAGGCCGAAAAGGTCATCGTCGAAGGCGTGAACCGGGTCAAGAAGCACACCAAGGTGCAGCAGGCCCAGCGCGGCGGCACCACGGGTGGCATCGTCACCCAGGAAGCCCCGATCCACGTCTCCAACGTGATGCTTCTGGTCGAGGTCGAGAAGGATGGCAAGAAGCAGAAGGTGACCACCCGCGTCGGTTACAACCGCGTCGAGGTGCAGAAGCGGCGCCCCGACGGCTCGACGTACACCGGTTTCCGGAGCGTTCGAATCTCGCGGCGTACCGGCGAGGAGATCTGA
- the rplF gene encoding 50S ribosomal protein L6, producing the protein MSRIGKLPITVPSGVDVTIDGQTVTVKGPKGQLSHVVAEPIVVDRDEDGTLAVKRPDDQRKSKELHGLSRTLLANLVTGVTDGYEKKLEIVGVGYRVLAKGPTQLEFSLGYSHTITVDAPEGITFVVEAPTKFSVQGIDKQSVGEVAANIRKLRKPEPYKGKGVRYAGEQVRRKVGKAGK; encoded by the coding sequence ATGTCTCGCATCGGTAAGCTCCCGATCACGGTCCCGTCCGGCGTCGACGTCACGATCGACGGCCAGACGGTCACTGTGAAGGGCCCCAAGGGTCAGCTCTCGCACGTTGTTGCGGAGCCCATCGTGGTCGACCGCGACGAGGACGGCACGCTCGCCGTCAAGCGTCCGGACGACCAGCGCAAGAGCAAGGAACTGCACGGCCTGTCCCGCACGCTGCTCGCCAACCTGGTGACCGGCGTGACGGACGGCTACGAGAAGAAGCTCGAGATCGTCGGCGTCGGGTACCGCGTCCTGGCCAAGGGACCGACCCAGCTGGAGTTCTCGCTCGGCTACAGCCACACCATCACGGTCGACGCCCCTGAGGGCATCACCTTCGTGGTCGAGGCGCCGACCAAGTTCTCGGTGCAGGGAATCGACAAGCAGTCGGTCGGCGAAGTAGCCGCCAACATCCGCAAGCTGCGCAAGCCCGAGCCCTACAAGGGCAAGGGTGTGCGGTACGCGGGCGAGCAGGTGCGCCGCAAGGTCGGAAAGGCTGGTAAGTAA